A part of Desulfovibrio legallii genomic DNA contains:
- the rplI gene encoding 50S ribosomal protein L9, giving the protein MKLILRADVENLGNLGDVVEVKPGYGRNFLLPQGLAMVASPANLKVFEQERKKLQARMDALRADAQGLQARLEALDVVIPMHVGDNDKLYGSVTSTIIGDALSALGVEVDRRRILMDAPIRTLGEHPVRVRLHASVIAVVPVKVISDHQPEVEEEPAEPAADTDEASADASAAQ; this is encoded by the coding sequence ATGAAACTTATTCTTCGCGCCGACGTGGAAAATCTCGGCAACCTTGGCGACGTGGTTGAAGTCAAGCCCGGTTACGGCCGCAATTTTCTGCTGCCCCAGGGCCTGGCCATGGTGGCTTCTCCGGCTAACCTCAAAGTTTTTGAGCAGGAACGCAAAAAGCTGCAGGCCCGTATGGACGCCCTGCGCGCCGATGCGCAAGGCCTGCAGGCCCGTCTGGAAGCCCTGGACGTGGTCATTCCCATGCATGTGGGCGACAACGACAAGCTCTACGGCTCGGTGACCTCCACCATCATCGGCGACGCTCTGTCCGCCCTTGGCGTGGAAGTGGACCGCCGCCGCATTCTTATGGACGCGCCCATCCGCACCCTGGGCGAGCATCCCGTGCGCGTGCGCCTGCACGCCAGCGTCATCGCCGTGGTGCCGGTGAAGGTTATCTCCGACCACCAGCCCGAGGTGGAGGAAGAACCCGCCGAACCTGCCGCTGACACCGACGAAGCCTCTGCGGACGCTTCCGCCGCCCAATAA
- the tig gene encoding trigger factor — protein sequence MEYSAEDISPVKKKVVITTGPQEVEAAILGTVALYKTSVQLDGFRKGKAPASVIEQRFHDKIYEEARQDLINVHINDVMQKLGVTPLSGINVDAPQNFERGKEYVYSIEFETLPAVDLPPYEGLEVEQEKVAVDPKEVEDVLTHLRRERSQLVPVEGAGPAVDGQVVTLDFAAFAEDGTPVEGIKAENFDLALGEGQALEEFEALVKTVPYGQQGEGQIHFPDDFLAKDLAGKTVTMKVKVHAIKERKLPELDADFAKSLGKDSVDALRAAITESYTQSRARLSKSAAQKSLLDSMLKMVTFELPPSLVETQMRTLMGDMASRLERQGRSLQALGKSMEELRKELQPQAEELTRAEVLLLSIAKKEGLEVSETEVSTQLYRFALESGEDFKALREEYERSGMIFVLRDRLLADKAMDLVYERAKVTEVEPKPAPTAEPVADTPAEGQDAQA from the coding sequence GTGGAATACAGCGCCGAAGACATCTCGCCGGTGAAAAAAAAGGTCGTCATCACTACCGGGCCGCAGGAAGTGGAAGCGGCCATTCTGGGCACCGTGGCCCTGTACAAAACCTCCGTGCAGCTGGACGGCTTCCGCAAGGGCAAAGCGCCCGCCTCGGTCATTGAGCAGCGTTTCCACGACAAAATTTATGAAGAGGCCCGCCAAGACCTCATCAATGTCCACATCAACGACGTCATGCAGAAGCTGGGCGTCACGCCCCTGTCGGGTATCAATGTGGACGCGCCCCAAAATTTTGAGCGCGGCAAGGAATACGTCTACAGCATTGAGTTTGAAACCTTGCCGGCTGTTGACCTGCCGCCCTACGAGGGCCTTGAGGTAGAGCAGGAAAAGGTGGCGGTCGACCCCAAAGAAGTGGAAGACGTGCTGACCCACCTGCGGCGTGAGCGCTCCCAGCTGGTGCCCGTGGAAGGCGCGGGCCCGGCCGTGGACGGACAGGTGGTTACCCTGGACTTTGCCGCCTTTGCCGAAGACGGTACGCCCGTGGAGGGCATCAAGGCCGAAAATTTTGACCTGGCCCTGGGTGAAGGCCAGGCGCTGGAAGAATTTGAAGCCCTGGTCAAGACTGTGCCCTACGGCCAGCAAGGTGAAGGGCAGATTCACTTCCCCGACGATTTTCTGGCCAAGGATCTGGCCGGCAAGACCGTCACCATGAAGGTGAAGGTGCACGCCATCAAGGAGCGCAAGCTGCCCGAATTGGACGCCGACTTTGCCAAGAGCCTGGGCAAGGATTCGGTGGACGCCCTGCGCGCGGCCATCACTGAAAGCTATACCCAGAGCCGCGCCCGGCTGAGCAAAAGCGCCGCGCAAAAATCCTTGCTGGACAGCATGCTCAAGATGGTTACTTTTGAGCTGCCCCCCAGCCTGGTGGAAACGCAGATGCGCACCCTCATGGGCGACATGGCCTCCCGCCTGGAGCGTCAGGGCCGTAGCCTGCAGGCTTTGGGCAAGAGCATGGAAGAGCTGCGCAAAGAGCTGCAGCCCCAGGCCGAAGAGCTGACCCGTGCCGAAGTGCTGCTGCTTTCCATCGCCAAAAAAGAAGGGCTGGAAGTGAGCGAAACCGAGGTTTCCACCCAGCTCTACCGCTTTGCGCTGGAATCGGGCGAGGACTTCAAGGCTCTGCGCGAGGAATACGAACGCAGCGGCATGATTTTTGTTCTGCGTGATCGCCTGCTGGCCGACAAAGCCATGGACCTGGTTTACGAGCGGGCCAAGGTTACGGAAGTGGAGCCCAAGCCCGCACCCACGGCCGAGCCCGTCGCCGACACCCCGGCAGAAGGGCAGGACGCCCAGGCCTGA
- the clpX gene encoding ATP-dependent Clp protease ATP-binding subunit ClpX: MPKKKSPTVSEPLRCSFCGRSELEVRNLIVQDGACICDKCVKACNEIIARDQMESPENPERLLSPQEIKDKLDQYVIGQNEAKKILSVAVHNHYKRVFYADALGDDVELEKSNILLVGPSGSGKTLLAKTLAKVLRVPFAIADATTLTEAGYVGEDVENILVQLLQNADYDLEAAGKGIIYIDEIDKISRKGDGPSITRDVSGEGVQQALLKIIEGTEANIPPKGGRKHPQQEFIRMNTGNILFIVGGAFVGLDKIVESRMTGGAMGFGAKVRASKDMPMGELLDRVHPQDLVKFGLIPEFVGRIPIITHVDELDEPDLVRILTEPKNALVRQYQKLFELENVDLRFTPDALKAIATKAIERKTGARGLRNVMERTMLDIMFKLPSMPNVRECLINEAVIDKGKEPVLLFGDEGEAASVHGQAGGDKAS; the protein is encoded by the coding sequence ATGCCCAAAAAAAAATCCCCCACGGTAAGCGAGCCTTTGCGCTGCTCTTTCTGCGGCCGCAGTGAGCTGGAGGTGCGTAACCTCATCGTTCAGGACGGCGCCTGCATTTGCGATAAATGCGTCAAGGCCTGCAATGAAATCATTGCCCGCGACCAGATGGAAAGCCCCGAAAATCCGGAGCGCCTGCTCTCCCCCCAGGAGATCAAGGACAAGCTCGACCAGTACGTCATCGGACAGAACGAAGCCAAAAAAATTCTGTCCGTGGCCGTGCACAATCACTACAAACGCGTGTTCTATGCCGACGCCCTGGGCGACGACGTGGAGCTGGAAAAGAGCAATATCCTTTTGGTGGGCCCTTCGGGCAGCGGCAAAACCCTGCTGGCCAAGACCCTGGCCAAGGTGCTGCGCGTGCCTTTTGCCATTGCCGACGCCACCACCCTTACCGAGGCGGGCTATGTGGGCGAGGATGTGGAAAACATCCTGGTCCAACTGCTCCAGAACGCCGATTACGATCTGGAGGCCGCGGGCAAGGGCATCATCTATATTGATGAAATAGACAAGATTTCCCGCAAGGGCGACGGCCCTTCCATCACCCGCGACGTGTCGGGCGAGGGCGTGCAGCAGGCTCTGCTCAAAATTATTGAAGGCACCGAGGCCAACATCCCCCCCAAGGGCGGCCGCAAGCACCCGCAGCAGGAATTCATCCGTATGAATACGGGCAACATCCTGTTCATCGTGGGCGGCGCTTTTGTGGGCCTGGACAAGATTGTGGAATCGCGCATGACCGGCGGGGCCATGGGCTTTGGCGCCAAGGTGCGTGCCAGCAAGGATATGCCCATGGGCGAGCTGCTGGACAGGGTTCACCCCCAGGATCTGGTCAAGTTTGGCCTTATCCCCGAGTTTGTGGGCCGTATCCCCATTATTACCCATGTGGATGAGCTGGACGAACCCGACCTGGTGCGCATTCTCACCGAGCCCAAAAACGCCCTGGTGCGCCAGTATCAGAAGCTCTTTGAGCTGGAAAATGTGGACCTGCGCTTCACCCCCGACGCCCTCAAGGCCATCGCGACCAAGGCCATTGAGCGTAAAACCGGCGCGCGCGGCCTGCGCAACGTCATGGAGCGCACCATGCTGGACATCATGTTCAAGCTGCCTTCCATGCCCAACGTGCGCGAGTGCCTCATCAATGAGGCCGTCATCGACAAGGGCAAGGAACCTGTGCTCCTGTTCGGCGACGAAGGCGAAGCCGCTTCCGTTCACGGCCAGGCCGGCGGGGACAAGGCATCCTGA
- the dnaB gene encoding replicative DNA helicase translates to MVRRVPPHSVEAEQAVLGGILLRPQLLHILVGQLAPEDFYLPAHAIIFQAILDLYRKSAPIDLLSTAEQLKNGNRLEDAGGAVYLGELAQAVVSGANAEYYATIVRDKALQRGLIEACSRIIANCYDASREVGDLLDSSEQAVFAISQRTVGRDFTPTRELLDKVFDNLSKLADARDVITGVTTGYTRLDKLTAGLQPSDLIIVAARPSMGKTAFSMCMALHAAVRQGVSVAVFSLEMSKEQLIQRMLAVWGKVDLSKLRRPSLLTDEDWQRLYEAADVVARAPIYIDDTPALSTLELRARARRLKAEKGLGLIVVDYLQLMRTSRRTDSRELEISDISRSLKGLAKELNVPVVALAQLNRKVEERGDKRPMLSDLRESGAIEQDADVIMFVYRDDVYKFQKPAERPPQGLAEIIIGKQRNGPVGVAELMYISPYTSFEDISPDWTPPPSEGGA, encoded by the coding sequence ATGGTGCGCCGCGTACCGCCCCACAGCGTAGAGGCGGAACAGGCCGTGTTGGGCGGCATCTTGCTGCGGCCGCAGCTTTTGCACATTCTGGTGGGCCAACTGGCCCCGGAAGACTTCTACCTGCCGGCGCACGCGATCATTTTTCAGGCCATTCTGGACCTCTACCGCAAATCCGCGCCCATCGACCTGCTTTCTACGGCGGAACAGCTCAAAAACGGCAACCGGCTGGAAGACGCCGGCGGGGCCGTGTATCTGGGTGAGCTGGCCCAGGCCGTGGTTTCCGGCGCCAATGCGGAATACTACGCCACCATTGTGCGGGACAAAGCGCTGCAGCGCGGGCTCATTGAAGCCTGCTCCCGCATCATTGCCAACTGCTACGACGCCTCCCGCGAGGTAGGCGACCTGCTGGATTCCTCGGAGCAGGCAGTCTTTGCCATTTCGCAGCGCACGGTAGGGCGCGACTTTACCCCCACCCGCGAACTGCTGGACAAGGTCTTCGACAACCTTTCCAAACTGGCCGATGCCCGCGACGTCATCACCGGCGTCACCACGGGCTACACCCGCCTGGACAAGCTCACGGCGGGGCTGCAGCCCTCGGACCTGATCATTGTGGCGGCCCGGCCCAGCATGGGCAAGACGGCCTTTTCCATGTGCATGGCCCTGCACGCGGCCGTGCGCCAGGGCGTGTCTGTGGCCGTTTTTTCTCTGGAGATGAGCAAGGAACAGCTCATCCAGCGCATGCTGGCCGTGTGGGGCAAGGTGGACCTTTCCAAACTGCGGCGGCCCTCCCTGCTTACAGATGAAGACTGGCAGCGCCTTTACGAGGCGGCGGACGTAGTGGCCCGCGCGCCCATCTATATCGACGACACCCCGGCCCTGAGCACCCTGGAACTGCGCGCCCGCGCCCGCCGCCTCAAGGCGGAAAAAGGCCTGGGCCTCATTGTGGTGGACTATCTGCAGCTCATGCGCACCAGCCGCCGCACGGATTCGCGCGAACTGGAAATTTCGGACATCTCCCGCTCCCTCAAGGGCTTGGCCAAGGAACTCAACGTCCCCGTGGTGGCCCTGGCCCAGCTCAACCGCAAGGTGGAAGAACGCGGCGACAAACGCCCCATGCTCTCGGACCTGCGCGAGTCCGGCGCTATTGAACAGGACGCGGACGTGATCATGTTTGTGTACCGCGACGACGTCTACAAGTTTCAGAAGCCCGCCGAACGCCCGCCCCAGGGGCTGGCCGAAATCATCATCGGCAAGCAGCGCAACGGCCCGGTGGGCGTGGCCGAGCTCATGTACATCTCGCCTTACACTTCCTTTGAAGACATCTCTCCGGACTGGACCCCGCCCCCTTCGGAAGGCGGGGCGTAG
- the tgt gene encoding tRNA guanosine(34) transglycosylase Tgt, which produces MTHPTFTLEHTDGAARAGLLHTAHGPVPTPIFMPVGTVGSVKALAPDDLLAIGAPIILGNTYHLYLRPGHELVARRGGLHNFAAWPGSILTDSGGFQVFSLSSLRKIHEEGVEFRSHLDGSRHLFTPEKVLEIQRALNSDIMMVLDECVPFGADYDYTERSLALTTRWARRARVAYPAGTARNLLFGIVQGGFFKDLRRRSAEEICAQDFDGFAIGGLSVGEPKPQMYDLLYHTAPLLPQDKPRYLMGVGTPLDIVTGIHAGVDMFDCVLPTRNARNGTLYTSYGKVNIKRRQYAEDDRPLDPRCRCYTCRTFTRAYLRHLFASQELLAFRLNSLHNLTYFLDLVRGAREAILQNRYGDYLARIAALYPDEAARAAGA; this is translated from the coding sequence ATGACGCACCCCACCTTTACCCTGGAACACACGGACGGCGCGGCCCGTGCGGGCCTGTTGCACACGGCCCACGGCCCGGTGCCTACCCCCATCTTCATGCCTGTGGGTACGGTGGGCTCGGTCAAGGCCCTGGCCCCGGACGATCTGCTGGCCATCGGCGCGCCCATCATCCTCGGCAACACTTACCACCTCTATCTGCGCCCCGGTCATGAGCTGGTGGCCCGTCGCGGCGGCCTGCACAACTTTGCCGCCTGGCCCGGGTCAATTCTTACGGACAGCGGCGGCTTTCAGGTCTTCAGCCTCAGTTCCCTGCGCAAAATCCACGAAGAGGGCGTGGAGTTCCGCTCCCATCTGGACGGCTCCCGTCACCTTTTTACCCCGGAAAAAGTTCTGGAAATCCAGCGCGCGCTTAATTCCGACATCATGATGGTTCTGGACGAGTGCGTGCCCTTTGGCGCGGACTATGACTATACCGAGCGCTCTTTGGCCCTGACTACCCGCTGGGCCCGCCGGGCCCGCGTCGCCTACCCGGCGGGCACGGCCCGCAATCTGCTCTTTGGCATTGTGCAGGGCGGCTTTTTCAAAGACCTGCGCCGGCGCTCGGCCGAAGAAATCTGCGCCCAGGATTTCGACGGCTTTGCCATCGGCGGCCTCTCCGTGGGTGAACCCAAACCGCAGATGTACGATCTGCTCTACCATACGGCCCCCCTCCTGCCGCAGGACAAGCCCCGTTACCTCATGGGCGTGGGCACCCCTCTGGACATCGTCACCGGCATCCACGCCGGCGTGGACATGTTCGACTGCGTGCTGCCTACCCGCAATGCCCGCAACGGCACGCTCTACACCTCTTACGGCAAGGTCAACATCAAACGCCGTCAGTACGCCGAAGACGACCGCCCCCTGGACCCCCGCTGCCGCTGCTACACCTGCCGCACCTTTACCCGCGCCTATCTGCGTCACCTCTTCGCCAGTCAGGAGTTGCTGGCCTTTCGCCTCAATTCCCTGCACAACCTGACTTATTTTCTGGATCTGGTCCGCGGCGCGCGCGAGGCCATCCTTCAGAATCGCTACGGGGATTATCTGGCCCGCATCGCCGCCCTCTACCCCGACGAAGCCGCCCGCGCCGCAGGCGCGTAG
- the rpsR gene encoding 30S ribosomal protein S18 — protein sequence MAFKKRFAPRRKFCRFCADKELPLDYKRPDVLRDFITERGKIIARRITGTCAHHQRLLTREIKRARQMALLIYTATHDSGVKKKSTI from the coding sequence ATGGCTTTTAAAAAGAGATTCGCCCCGCGCCGCAAGTTCTGCCGCTTTTGCGCCGACAAAGAACTGCCCCTGGACTACAAGCGCCCCGACGTCCTGCGCGACTTCATTACAGAGCGCGGCAAGATCATCGCCCGGCGCATCACGGGCACCTGCGCCCACCATCAGCGTCTGCTGACCCGCGAAATCAAGCGCGCCCGCCAGATGGCCCTGCTCATCTACACCGCCACGCACGATTCCGGCGTCAAGAAAAAGAGCACCATCTAA
- the lon gene encoding endopeptidase La → MTDTQRDAAAGAQLPFMPLREVVMFPRSIMPLFVGREASIKAIEAAQADYNKKIFLVAQRESDLEKPAAEDLAPVGVVCKVLQMLRLPDGTIKVLFEGLFRAQWSGLAETEACATVMVRRRAEIQSRPEEAEALVRAAHEALEEYGKTNKKISQEAVLSIMALHEPGPLADAILPHLKVDYRKKQEALELDDVTLRLESAYALLQGEVALATVEKRIKNRVKVQMERNQREYYLNEQIKAINKEMGREDDPQAEVDEIEQKLKARRMPEEARQKALAEAKKLRTMPSSAAEYTVVRNYVDWILDLPWDELKDIDIDIEKARAILDGDHYGLEKPKERILEYLAVQKLSHGLRGPILCFVGPPGVGKTSLAKSVARATGRDFIRLSLGGVRDEAEIRGHRRTYVGALPGKIIQSLKRVKFNNPLFCLDEVDKMTSDYRGDPSSALLEVLDPEQNNTFMDHYLDLEYDLSKVFFITTANSLHTIPAPLLDRMEIIELNSYLETEKRHIARQFLLPRQIEEHGLRPENLRVSDKALLEIIRSYTREAGVRNLEREIAALCRKTAIRLVEENNLDRSVNISLQNLPTLLGVKKYRHDEREDAPQVGVCAGLAYNQRGGEILLVETTIMSGSGHVVTTGQLGEVMTESAKAALSYVRSRAEVLGLDPRFHRKVDIHVHVPAGATPKDGPSAGITLATSITSALLGIPVRNDVAMTGEISLRGRVLPIGGLREKLLAARRSGIKKVLMPRDNEKDLKEVPDEVLKDLQIVFVDHVDEVLPQALDATAEEIFSGRATAQPICRTLRAPKLDGMASNPQPAQ, encoded by the coding sequence ATGACCGATACTCAGCGTGACGCTGCGGCCGGCGCCCAACTGCCCTTCATGCCTCTGCGTGAGGTGGTCATGTTCCCGCGCTCCATCATGCCCCTCTTTGTGGGGCGCGAGGCATCCATCAAGGCTATTGAGGCCGCCCAGGCCGACTACAACAAAAAGATTTTTCTGGTGGCCCAGCGCGAATCCGACCTGGAAAAACCCGCCGCCGAAGACCTGGCCCCCGTGGGCGTGGTCTGCAAGGTGCTGCAGATGCTGCGCCTGCCCGACGGCACCATCAAGGTGCTGTTTGAAGGTCTTTTCCGCGCCCAGTGGTCCGGCCTTGCCGAAACCGAGGCCTGCGCCACCGTAATGGTGCGCCGCCGGGCCGAAATCCAGAGTCGCCCAGAAGAGGCCGAGGCCCTGGTGCGGGCTGCCCACGAAGCCCTGGAAGAATACGGCAAGACCAACAAAAAAATTTCGCAGGAGGCCGTGCTCTCCATCATGGCCCTGCACGAACCCGGCCCCCTGGCCGACGCCATCCTGCCCCACCTCAAGGTGGACTACCGCAAAAAACAGGAAGCCCTGGAACTGGACGATGTGACCCTGCGCCTGGAAAGCGCCTACGCCCTGCTGCAGGGCGAGGTGGCTCTGGCCACCGTGGAAAAGCGCATCAAAAACCGCGTCAAGGTCCAGATGGAGCGCAACCAGCGCGAATACTATCTCAACGAGCAGATCAAGGCCATCAACAAGGAGATGGGCCGCGAGGACGACCCCCAGGCCGAAGTGGACGAAATTGAGCAAAAGCTCAAAGCCCGCCGCATGCCTGAAGAGGCCCGCCAAAAAGCCCTGGCCGAAGCCAAAAAACTGCGCACCATGCCTTCCTCCGCCGCGGAATACACGGTGGTGCGCAACTATGTGGACTGGATTCTGGACCTGCCCTGGGACGAACTTAAAGATATTGACATAGATATCGAAAAAGCTCGCGCCATTCTGGACGGCGACCACTACGGGCTGGAAAAACCCAAAGAACGCATTCTGGAATACCTGGCCGTGCAGAAGCTCTCCCACGGGCTGCGCGGCCCCATCCTCTGCTTTGTGGGCCCTCCCGGCGTGGGCAAAACCTCTCTGGCCAAGTCCGTGGCCCGTGCCACCGGGCGCGACTTTATCCGCCTTTCTCTGGGCGGCGTGCGCGACGAAGCCGAAATCCGCGGCCACCGGCGTACCTATGTGGGCGCGCTGCCCGGTAAAATTATCCAGTCCCTCAAAAGGGTAAAATTCAACAACCCCTTGTTCTGCTTGGATGAAGTGGACAAAATGACCTCGGACTACCGCGGCGACCCGTCTTCAGCCCTGCTGGAAGTGCTGGACCCAGAGCAGAACAATACCTTCATGGACCATTACCTGGATCTGGAGTACGACCTCTCCAAGGTCTTCTTCATCACCACGGCCAATTCCCTGCACACCATCCCGGCCCCCCTTCTGGACCGCATGGAGATTATTGAGCTCAACAGCTACCTTGAAACCGAAAAACGCCACATAGCCCGGCAGTTTTTGTTGCCCCGCCAGATTGAAGAACACGGCCTCAGGCCCGAAAACCTGCGCGTTTCCGACAAGGCTCTGCTGGAGATCATCCGCTCCTATACCCGCGAGGCCGGCGTGCGCAACCTGGAGCGCGAAATCGCCGCCCTCTGCCGCAAAACCGCCATCCGCCTCGTGGAGGAAAACAACCTGGACCGCAGCGTCAACATTTCGCTCCAGAATCTGCCCACCTTGCTCGGCGTCAAAAAATACCGCCACGACGAGCGCGAGGATGCCCCCCAGGTGGGCGTGTGCGCGGGGCTGGCTTACAACCAGCGCGGCGGCGAAATCCTTTTGGTGGAAACGACCATCATGTCCGGTTCAGGCCATGTGGTCACCACCGGCCAACTGGGCGAAGTCATGACGGAATCGGCCAAGGCCGCACTCTCCTATGTGCGCTCCCGCGCTGAAGTGCTGGGCCTGGACCCTCGCTTCCACCGTAAGGTGGATATCCACGTCCATGTGCCCGCCGGGGCCACCCCCAAGGACGGCCCCTCCGCGGGCATCACCCTGGCCACCTCCATTACTTCCGCCCTGCTGGGCATCCCCGTGCGCAACGACGTGGCCATGACCGGCGAAATATCCCTGCGGGGCCGCGTGCTGCCCATCGGCGGCCTGCGCGAAAAACTGCTGGCAGCCCGGCGCAGCGGCATCAAAAAGGTGCTCATGCCCCGCGATAACGAAAAAGACCTCAAAGAAGTGCCCGACGAGGTGCTCAAAGACCTCCAGATCGTCTTCGTGGACCACGTGGACGAAGTGCTGCCCCAGGCTCTGGACGCCACCGCCGAGGAAATCTTTTCCGGCCGCGCCACGGCACAACCCATCTGCCGTACCCTCCGCGCCCCCAAACTCGACGGCATGGCCAGCAATCCACAACCAGCGCAGTAG
- the alr gene encoding alanine racemase, which yields MSECTFSPSVCHVDLGALRRNFARLGEPAALMPVIKSDAYGHGLVPVARALAEAGARRFAVGTVAEGMALREAGLRQKIVVLLGALDGVDWQGAAAQDLIPVVGSFAALDKASAHCHAGRTLHVAVKCETGMGRLGFTQEELPQAVERLRNIQGIAPVMALSHLSCADTPGQEDYTRGQMKRFAAMTATLGDAFPGMERSLANSAATIAWPEAHYDVCRPGIALYGGNPFAGTAWEDKGAALGLEWAMSVSAPVIQVRRLEAGQSVSYGRLFTAEQPTAVAVVGIGYATGFARALSTRAALCINGRRVSQVGRVCMGMIMADVTDLPQVREGDTAWLVGGPTQPGQQPVTVQDLADTLGTISYEVLCLLGATNPRLYV from the coding sequence ATGAGCGAGTGTACTTTTTCCCCTTCCGTATGCCATGTGGACCTGGGGGCCCTGCGGCGCAACTTTGCCCGGCTGGGCGAGCCCGCCGCGCTCATGCCGGTGATCAAATCCGACGCTTACGGGCACGGTCTGGTGCCCGTGGCCCGGGCGCTGGCCGAAGCCGGGGCCCGACGCTTTGCCGTGGGCACGGTGGCCGAAGGCATGGCCCTGCGCGAAGCTGGTCTGCGCCAGAAGATTGTGGTTCTGCTGGGCGCGTTGGACGGCGTGGACTGGCAGGGCGCGGCAGCGCAGGATCTGATCCCCGTAGTGGGCAGTTTTGCGGCTTTGGACAAGGCTTCTGCCCACTGCCACGCGGGGCGCACGCTGCACGTGGCGGTCAAATGCGAGACGGGCATGGGCCGCCTGGGTTTTACGCAGGAAGAGCTGCCCCAGGCTGTGGAACGACTGCGGAACATCCAGGGAATCGCGCCGGTGATGGCGCTTTCACACCTTTCCTGTGCGGATACGCCGGGACAGGAGGACTACACGCGCGGGCAGATGAAACGCTTTGCAGCCATGACGGCCACACTTGGGGACGCTTTTCCCGGCATGGAGCGTTCCCTGGCCAATTCAGCGGCCACCATCGCCTGGCCCGAAGCCCATTACGACGTGTGCCGGCCGGGCATCGCCCTGTACGGCGGCAATCCCTTTGCGGGCACAGCCTGGGAAGACAAAGGCGCGGCGCTGGGCCTGGAATGGGCCATGAGCGTGAGCGCGCCGGTCATCCAGGTGCGGCGGCTGGAAGCGGGCCAGAGCGTTTCGTACGGCCGCCTGTTCACAGCGGAACAGCCCACCGCCGTGGCCGTGGTGGGCATTGGCTACGCCACAGGCTTTGCGAGGGCGCTTTCTACCCGTGCGGCTCTGTGCATCAACGGCCGTCGGGTGTCGCAGGTGGGCCGGGTCTGCATGGGCATGATTATGGCCGACGTGACCGATCTGCCCCAGGTGCGTGAAGGCGACACGGCATGGCTGGTGGGCGGACCGACGCAGCCGGGCCAGCAGCCCGTGACGGTGCAGGATCTGGCCGATACCCTGGGCACCATTTCGTATGAGGTGCTCTGCCTGCTGGGGGCCACCAATCCCCGCCTGTATGTCTGA
- the clpP gene encoding ATP-dependent Clp endopeptidase proteolytic subunit ClpP, translating into MSLVPMVIETTGRSERAYDIYSRLLKDRIVLLGSEVNDAVASLICAQLLFLESQDPEKEIYLYINSPGGSVTAGLAIYDTMRFISSPVSTVCMGRAASMGAFLLAAGKPGMRFALPNSQIMIHQPSGGFQGQATDIEIHAREVLRLKERLNRMLAENTGKPYKEVVKATERDNFLTPEEAKDLGLIDRVLVSRHEMAQEKSE; encoded by the coding sequence ATGTCCCTGGTCCCCATGGTCATTGAAACTACCGGCCGTTCCGAACGCGCCTACGATATCTATTCCCGTTTGCTCAAAGACCGCATCGTGCTGCTGGGCTCGGAGGTTAACGACGCCGTGGCCTCGCTTATCTGCGCCCAGCTCCTGTTCCTGGAATCGCAGGATCCGGAAAAGGAAATTTATCTTTACATCAACTCCCCCGGCGGTTCCGTGACGGCGGGTCTGGCCATCTATGACACCATGCGGTTTATCTCCTCACCGGTGTCCACGGTGTGCATGGGCCGCGCGGCCAGCATGGGCGCTTTTTTGCTGGCGGCCGGCAAACCCGGCATGCGTTTTGCATTGCCTAACAGCCAGATTATGATCCACCAGCCTTCGGGCGGTTTTCAGGGGCAGGCTACGGATATTGAAATCCACGCACGGGAAGTGCTGCGCCTGAAAGAGCGCCTCAACCGCATGCTGGCGGAAAATACCGGCAAGCCCTACAAGGAAGTTGTCAAGGCTACGGAACGTGATAATTTTCTGACTCCGGAAGAAGCCAAAGACCTGGGCCTTATCGATCGCGTGCTCGTTTCACGCCACGAAATGGCCCAGGAAAAGAGCGAATGA
- the rpsF gene encoding 30S ribosomal protein S6 — MRKFETLLLLSPELSAENREGVLSTLTAVVEREQGVITNMDHWGMRDLAYPVRKLMRGYYVRMEYEGPAALVAELERNVRITDGIFKFVTVKLAEEEAGEVA; from the coding sequence ATGCGGAAATTTGAAACCCTGCTGCTCCTTTCGCCGGAGCTTTCCGCCGAAAACCGCGAAGGCGTGCTCAGCACGTTGACCGCGGTGGTGGAACGCGAACAGGGCGTCATCACGAACATGGACCACTGGGGCATGCGCGACCTGGCCTACCCCGTGCGCAAACTTATGCGCGGCTACTATGTGCGTATGGAGTATGAAGGCCCGGCCGCGCTGGTGGCCGAGCTGGAACGCAACGTGCGCATCACCGACGGCATCTTCAAGTTCGTGACCGTCAAGCTGGCCGAAGAAGAGGCCGGGGAGGTTGCCTAA